A region from the Vicia villosa cultivar HV-30 ecotype Madison, WI linkage group LG3, Vvil1.0, whole genome shotgun sequence genome encodes:
- the LOC131662201 gene encoding uncharacterized protein LOC131662201: protein MGLSPKHSPRTPTYLFPCVIALSFFSLTGLLLYKVDDVVSRTGTVVGHNLEPTPWHVFPTKPFEEETRQSRAYKIIQCSYLTCRNVVSGGSAAIGDAKPPDCPYFFRAIRRDLEPWMRTRISKGHLAEAQKFAAFRVVIVGGKMFVDWYYACVQSRAMFTVWGLLQLLRKYPGLVPDVDLMFDCMDKPSINKTEHGSMPLPLFRYCTTKEHFDIPFPDWSFWGWSEINIKPWQEEFPDIKQGAQAVSWKDRKRLAYWKGNPDVLSPVRTELLNCNDSRMWGAEILRQDWVAAAKSGFKESKLSKQCNHRYKIYAEGYAWSVSLKYILSCGSVPLIISPQYEDFFTRGLIPLQNFIPINPLDLCPSIKRAVEWGNKHPREAAALGKKGQDYMESLNMDRVYDYMFHLISEYSKLLDFKPTPPSSALEVCAESVLCFADEKQRSFLNRTTVSPSQTPPCTLKYA, encoded by the exons aTGGGACTCTCTCCCAAACACTCTCCTCGTACTCCAACTTATCTCTTTCCCTGTGTCATTGCTCTCTCTTTCTTCTCACTCACTGGTCTTCTTCTCTACaag GTGGACGACGTTGTCAGCCGAACCGGAACCGTAGTAGGTCACAACCTAGAACCAACCCCATGGCACGTTTTCCCTACCAAACCCTTCGAGGAAGAGACTCGTCAGAGCAGAGCCTATAAAATCATCCAATGCTCCTATCTCACATGCCGTAACGTGGTCTCGGGTGGCAGCGCTGCCATCGGAGATGCAAAACCGCCGGACTGCCCGTATTTTTTCAGGGCGATCCGGAGAGATCTGGAGCCGTGGATGAGAACGAGGATTTCGAAGGGGCATTTGGCGGAAGCGCAAAAGTTTGCGGCTTTTAGAGTGGTGATTGTTGGAGGGAAGATGTTTGTTGATTGGTATTATGCTTGTGTTCAGAGTAGGGCTATGTTTACTGTTTGGGGTTTGTTGCAGCTTTTGAGGAAGTACCCTGGGTTGGTTCCTGATGTGGATTTGATGTTTGATTGTATGGATAAGCCTAGTATTAATAAAACAGAACATGGTTCGATGCCTTTGCCTCTCTTTCGTTATTGTACCACAAAGGAACATTTTGATATTCCTTTTCCTGATTGGTCCTTCTGGGGATG GTCAGAGATAAATATTAAACCGTGGCAGGAAGAGTTCCCAGATATCAAGCAAGGTGCTCAAGCTGTAAGTTGGAAAGATAGGAAGCGGCTAGCATACTGGAAAGGAAATCCTGATGTTTTATCTCCTGTTCGTACTGAATTACTAAATTGCAATGATTCTAGAATGTGGGGAGCAGAAATTTTGCGTCAG GATTGGGTTGCAGCTGCTAAAAGTGGCTTTAAGGAATCAAAACTTTCAAAACAGTGTAATCATAG GTATAAGATCTATGCTGAAGGGTATGCATGGTCTGTGAGTTTGAAATATATTCTCTCATGCGGTTCTGTTCCACTAATTATATCACCTCAGTATGAAGATTTTTTCACTCGAGGCCTTATTCCACTTCAAAACTTTATACCTATTAATCCTCTAGATCTATGTCCATCTATAAAGCGCGCCGTAGAATGGGGAAATAAACACCCAAGAGAG GCTGCGGCATTGGGGAAAAAAGGGCAGGACTATATGGAAAGCTTAAACATGGATCGAGTTTATGATTACATGTTCCACCTTATCTCGGAATACTCGAAACTTCTCGACTTCAAGCCTACTCCACCGTCATCTGCCTTGGAAGTTTGCGCCGAATCTGTTCTTTGCTTTGCTGATGAGAAGCAGAGGTCATTCCTTAATAGAACAACGGTCTCCCCTTCACAAACACCTCCCTGTACTCTCAAGTATGCCTAG